The genomic interval GCCAACGAATCCGACCTGAGCTGAAGGAGCCCGTCATGGCAGTCACCCTCGCCCCCGGCCGGGCGGCCACCGCCCGGCCCCGGAAGAACCGCCGGAGCCTCTCCCCCGGCAGGATCGTCGCCTGGATCTATCTGGGCATCGTCGTCCTCATCACGCTCTTCCCCTTCTACTGGATCCTGCGCACCTCGCTGTCCAACAACTACAAGCTGTCGACGCACCCGTCGTCGCCCCTGCCGGTGGGCTTCACCTGGGGCGCCTTCGAACGCGTCCTCGGGATCGCCTCCACCGCCGAGGCACAGGCCCAGGGCGGCTCGGGCGCGGCCATCAACATCGCGCTCTATCTGCGCAACTCGCTGATCTACGCGTCCGTGCAGACGGTGCTGATCGTCCTGTTCGCCTCGGCCGGCGCCTACGCGTTCTCCCGGCTGCACTGGCGTGGCCGCAACCTGGTGTTCAACATCCTGATCACCGCGCTGATGGTGCCCAGCGTGTTCACGCTGCTGCCCAACTTCGTCCTCGTCAAAGACCTCGGACTGACCAACACGTTCGCCGGACTGATCCTGCCCGGGGCGCTCTTCCAGGCCTTCACGCTGTTCTTCCTGCGGCAGTTCATGCTCGGCCTGAGCACCGAGGTCGAGGAAGCCGCCATCATCGACGGCGCGGGCCCGCTGCGGATCTTCTTCCGGATCATCCTGCCGATGTCGACCGCGCCGATCGCGACCGTGTCGTTGCTGATGTTCGTCAACGCCTGGAACGACTACTTCTGGCCGCTGTTGATCACCAACAGCCAGGACGTGCAACCGCTGACCCTCGCGCTCGGCGTCTTCAAGCAGTCCTCGCCCCAAGCGGCCCCCGACTGGGCGGGGTTGATGGCCGCCGCCCTGGTCGCGGCGCTGCCGATGCTGCTGCTGTTCGTCGCCTTCGGCAAGCGCATCGTCAACTCCATCGGCTTCTCCGGCCTCAAGTGACCGGCCGTACCCCGCGATTGGACGACACAGCCATGCACTCCAG from Streptomyces sp. NBC_01288 carries:
- a CDS encoding carbohydrate ABC transporter permease — its product is MAVTLAPGRAATARPRKNRRSLSPGRIVAWIYLGIVVLITLFPFYWILRTSLSNNYKLSTHPSSPLPVGFTWGAFERVLGIASTAEAQAQGGSGAAINIALYLRNSLIYASVQTVLIVLFASAGAYAFSRLHWRGRNLVFNILITALMVPSVFTLLPNFVLVKDLGLTNTFAGLILPGALFQAFTLFFLRQFMLGLSTEVEEAAIIDGAGPLRIFFRIILPMSTAPIATVSLLMFVNAWNDYFWPLLITNSQDVQPLTLALGVFKQSSPQAAPDWAGLMAAALVAALPMLLLFVAFGKRIVNSIGFSGLK